The Herminiimonas arsenitoxidans sequence TAAATCCAGCCTGGTCAACGCCCTGCTGCAACAGGAACCAAGCATTAAACTGTCGATTTCCTACACGACACGCCCACCACGCCCGGGCGAGCAGCATGGTCGCGAATACTTCTTTACCAGCCCGGAAGACTTTTTGGCACGGCGCCATACCGATGAATTCCTCGAGTCTGCAGAAGTATTTGGCAACTATTACGGTACTTCCCGCATACAAATTGCCGATCAAATGGCTGCTGGCACCGACGTTTTGCTGGAAATTGACTGGCAAGGTGCGCAGCAGGTGAAGAAGCAATTCCCGCATGCAGTAGGCATTTTTATCCTGCCACCGTCCATTGCCGCATTGGAAGAGCGCCTGAAAAAGCGCGGACAAGACGAAGACCACGTGATTACGCGCCGAATTCTCGCTGCCGGCGGCGAAATCGCCCACGCTTCGGAGTTCGAATATGTTATTATCAATCAAGAGTTTACAGTTGCTTTAGCCGAGTTAAGCGCGATCGTAAAAGCCACACGTTGTCGTTTTGCACAACAATCAACTCGGAACGCATCCCTGTTCGCCCAATTAGGCATTCATGCCAATTTAAGCTGATATCGTATTTTTAGGAGCACGTATGGCCCGCATTACCATTGAAGATTGCCTCAAACACATCCCTAATCGCTTTCAATTGACATTGTCCGCGACATATCGCGCACGTCAGTTGCTGCAAGGTCACACACCTAAGGTTGATGCTAAAGACAAACCAACCGTTATCGCCCTGCGTGAAATCGCAGCTGGCCATATCGGCATTGAAATGTTGAAAAAAGTCCCAAGCTAATAAACTCCTTCTGCTAACCGCGATGCGGCTGATAAGCTATCAGTATGAACCTGACACCTACAGATTCAACAGCATCCATCGCTTCAAATAACCGAGCGGTTTCCGATCGCTCGGCCAAAACTCAGCAGAAAAAACCAGCATCAACGACAACGCCCGCACCTGTTCCAGGTGTGGCGTCTGTTACGCAACTCACCACCAAGCTCGCTGAATACCTGACACCTTCTGAATTGAAGAAGGTCAAGGAAGCCTATCGCTTCTCGGATGAGGCGCATCTTGGTCAGATGCGCATGTCGGGTGAGCCGTATATCTCGCACCCTATCGCTGTCGCGGAAATCTGCGCCGATTGGAAGCTGGATGCACAAGCCATCATGGCAGCGCTGCTGCATGATGTAATGGAAGACCAGGACGTCAGAAAAGATGAGTTGATCGAACGCTTCGGCGCACCGGTCGCCAATATTGTCGATGGTCTTTCCAAGCTGGAAAAACTTGAATTTCAGAGCCAGGTCGAAGCGCAAGCGGAAAATTTCCGCAAGATGCTGTTGGCGATGGCACGCGATGTGCGCGTCATCCTCATCAAACTGGCCGACCGCCTGCACAATATGCGCACGCTTGGCTCGATGGCGCCAGTCAAGAAACGCCGTATCGCACGTGAAACGATGGAAGTCTATGTGCCGATTGCACATCGTCTCGGCCTGAATAATATTTATCGCGAATTACAGGATCTCGCCTTCTCGCATCTGTATCCGATGCGTTATAAAACGCTGGGTAAAGCAGTCAAGGCTGCGCGCGGCAATCGTCGCGAAGTTGTCAGCAAGATTCTGGAATCGGTTAACAATACGCTGGATGCCACCGGTATCACAGCGCAAGTCTACGGCCGTGAAAAAACACTGTACGGCATTTATACGAAGATGCTGCACAAACGTCTGTCGTTCTCGCAAGTGCTGGATATCTACGGCTTCCGTGTCGTAGTCGACAGCTTTGCGAATTGTTATGTTGCGCTTGGTACTTTGCACGCCTTGTTCAAACCGATGCCAGGCAAGTTCAAGGATTACATTGCGATCCCAAAACTGAACGGCTATCAATCACTGCACACCACGTTGATCGGCCCTTACGGTACGCCGATTGAATTCCAGATCCGTACACAAGACATGCATCGCGTGGCCGAATCCGGCGTGGCGGCGCACTGGCTGTACAAGGATGATGAAGGCAGTCTGTCCGATCTGCAGCAACGCACGCACGCATGGCTGCAATCCTTGCTCGATATCCAGAAACAGACTGGCGATTCCGCCGAATTTCTGGAACACGTCAAGGTAGATCTGTTTCCCGACTCGGTCTATGTATTCACACCGAAGTCGAAGATCATCGCTCTGCCACGTGGCGCGACTGCGCTCGATTTCGCTTACACAATTCACACCGACATCGGCGATCAAACGATTGCGGTCAAAATCAATCTGGAACAAGTACCGCTACGCACCGAACTGCGTAACGGCGATATCGTCGAAATCATCACCTCGCCTACTTCGCGCCCTAATCCAAACTGGTTAGGCTTTGTGCGTACCGGCAAGGCACGCTCGGCGATCCGTCATCATCTACGCACCATCAACGCAACTGAATCGATCGAACTCGGTCGCCGCTTGTTGGCGCAAGCATTAGTCACGCTGAATCTAAATCCTGAACTGCCAACGCCTGTAACAGAACGTCTTCTGAATGAATCGAGCGCCAAATCGCTGGATGATCTCTATGCAGATATCGGTGTCGGCAAACGGATGGCGGCATTGGTTGCGCGCCATATTCTCGGCATGGTCGAGAATGATCAACTAGTGCCACGGCCACAAGTTGATGCCAACGGTGAGGTCTTGCCAAATAAAATTGATCCTGTTGTGATCTATGGCAGCGAAGGTATCTCTGTTCAGTTGGCATCGTGTTGTCAGCCGATTCCGGGTGATGCCATCATCGGTCAGATGAAGCGCGATCAAGGCTTGACGATACACACGCACGATTGCGACGTAGCAAGAAGACAGCGCTCAAAAGAACCTGATCGCTGGATAGACGTAACCTGGGGCTCTGACATTGATCGCCGCTTCGATTGCAGTATCACGCTGCTGGCACGCAATGAAAAAGGTATCTTGGCACGCGTCGCTGCCGAGATCAGCGAATCCGATTCCAACATCACGCATGTGGGTATGGATGAAGATAAAGATCACATGATTACGTATCTGCATTTCACGGTGCAAGTCGAAGATCGCGTACATCTCGCCCGCCTCATGCGCAATCTGCGCGCCATCCCTGGCGTTACTCGCTTGTTGCGAGACAAGGGCTAATCCAGCTCCCGCAACGCAACAACAGCCGGCACATCAAACAGGTGCTGGGTAAGTCACTTCCAGAATAAGTAACTCATCCACACCGCCCGGCGTTTTCAAGGTGATGGTATCGCCTACCCTTGCCTTGGTCAGCGCGCGTGCAACTGGCGATATCCAGCTGATCTTTCCATTGAGTGGGTCCAGTTCATCGATGCCCAGTATCGTGACGGTATGCTCCTCACCCGCTTGCGTTTCGTACTTCACAGTCGCACCAAAGAAGATTTGATCGCTGCCGTGATGAATACTTGGGTCAACAATCTCGGCAAGATCCAGACGCTTGGTCAGGAAGCGAATTCTTCCATCAATCTGACGTAAACGCCGCTTGCCGTAAATGTAATCACCATTCTCGGAACGATCACCATTCGATGCCGCCCACGAAACGATTTGCACCACTTCAGGCCTGTCGACATCGATCAATTTCAGCAACTCGGTTTTCATCCGTAGATGACCTTGCGGTGTCATGTAATTCTTGGTGCCCGCAGGAATGGCTGGCGCACTATTCTCGCCATCATCGTCATCGTTTTCAGTAGTATTTGCTTGATTCGTCATAAGCCTATTTTAACGTCATGCAGCCATGAGATTCAGGTGATCCTGTTTATTTGAGACCACTCAAGTTGAGTATGTAAAAAATTTATAGGGATATACAAGCAAGAATGCAAGATGACTCACGCCAATGCGGCACGCCATCTTGCATAAGGGAATCACATTGAATCAGGCCAGATCTTAAGCCTGATAGTCACTTCACACACGGCTTGATACGTTATTGCTCCACTCGAATGCCGACAGCTGTAGCGCATACAGATCTTCGATCGACAATCCCAGTTTTTGCAATGTCGGGATCAGCAAGGCACCTGTCTTTTCTATCTGTTCGATATATTCGGCGAGCTTGAGCAAATCGCCATAGAAACCTTTGCGATACAGCAAGGCATCGCTGACCTCATCCACTACCGCAACCTGCTCCAGAATGTCATTCATGGATTGGCCAAACAAGGTATCCATCAAG is a genomic window containing:
- the rpoZ gene encoding DNA-directed RNA polymerase subunit omega; translation: MARITIEDCLKHIPNRFQLTLSATYRARQLLQGHTPKVDAKDKPTVIALREIAAGHIGIEMLKKVPS
- the gmk gene encoding guanylate kinase, giving the protein MSEQPTSSGSLFLVVAPSGAGKSSLVNALLQQEPSIKLSISYTTRPPRPGEQHGREYFFTSPEDFLARRHTDEFLESAEVFGNYYGTSRIQIADQMAAGTDVLLEIDWQGAQQVKKQFPHAVGIFILPPSIAALEERLKKRGQDEDHVITRRILAAGGEIAHASEFEYVIINQEFTVALAELSAIVKATRCRFAQQSTRNASLFAQLGIHANLS
- a CDS encoding RelA/SpoT family protein, yielding MNLTPTDSTASIASNNRAVSDRSAKTQQKKPASTTTPAPVPGVASVTQLTTKLAEYLTPSELKKVKEAYRFSDEAHLGQMRMSGEPYISHPIAVAEICADWKLDAQAIMAALLHDVMEDQDVRKDELIERFGAPVANIVDGLSKLEKLEFQSQVEAQAENFRKMLLAMARDVRVILIKLADRLHNMRTLGSMAPVKKRRIARETMEVYVPIAHRLGLNNIYRELQDLAFSHLYPMRYKTLGKAVKAARGNRREVVSKILESVNNTLDATGITAQVYGREKTLYGIYTKMLHKRLSFSQVLDIYGFRVVVDSFANCYVALGTLHALFKPMPGKFKDYIAIPKLNGYQSLHTTLIGPYGTPIEFQIRTQDMHRVAESGVAAHWLYKDDEGSLSDLQQRTHAWLQSLLDIQKQTGDSAEFLEHVKVDLFPDSVYVFTPKSKIIALPRGATALDFAYTIHTDIGDQTIAVKINLEQVPLRTELRNGDIVEIITSPTSRPNPNWLGFVRTGKARSAIRHHLRTINATESIELGRRLLAQALVTLNLNPELPTPVTERLLNESSAKSLDDLYADIGVGKRMAALVARHILGMVENDQLVPRPQVDANGEVLPNKIDPVVIYGSEGISVQLASCCQPIPGDAIIGQMKRDQGLTIHTHDCDVARRQRSKEPDRWIDVTWGSDIDRRFDCSITLLARNEKGILARVAAEISESDSNITHVGMDEDKDHMITYLHFTVQVEDRVHLARLMRNLRAIPGVTRLLRDKG
- the greB gene encoding transcription elongation factor GreB, with the translated sequence MTNQANTTENDDDDGENSAPAIPAGTKNYMTPQGHLRMKTELLKLIDVDRPEVVQIVSWAASNGDRSENGDYIYGKRRLRQIDGRIRFLTKRLDLAEIVDPSIHHGSDQIFFGATVKYETQAGEEHTVTILGIDELDPLNGKISWISPVARALTKARVGDTITLKTPGGVDELLILEVTYPAPV